TCAATACTTCCATCTTCTTTTTGTGGTGTATAGTTTAACTCACAAAGTGCTTGATGTCCTGTTCCAGCATTATTCCATACGGAGCTGCTCTCCGTAGCCAAATCCTCAAACATTTCATATACGCTAATATGCAACGAGGGTTTCAGTTCCTTTAGCATTGCCGCCAAAGTCAAACTCATTATACCTCCACCTACTAGGACTACTTCAGAACCCTCACTCATTTCCTCACTCCTTCCTAACACCCACGCTTTGGGCTAGGCTTTCAAAAACCTTAAATATGCTCTGTGCGCTATTGGGAATTATGCTTTTTACTCTCATTTAGTCTTTCTTATGGTAAGATATTTTTGTAAATAACCCCTTAAAAAGTAAAGCAAAAGAATAACTTTGTTACTAAAATAAATTTTTTATATCGCTTTTGGATATTTATGCTTTCACACCTACATAAAGTGTAGAAATATTCGCACTATATCCCTTAATAAAATAACTTTTTATTCCCCTCTCTAAAAGCTTTTGTGTCAGCTGCTCACTGCTTACAAAGCCCTCAATAGAATGTGGCAAATACTTATAAGCTCCATAATTATGAGAGATAATCCCCCCTACCACAGGGAGAATCTTGCGCGTATAAAAGCGCATAAATATATCAAGGAGTCCTCTAGGCTTGTTATTCATAAATTCTAAAATCACAAGAACACCCCCGCTTTTAAGCACACGCGCAAATTCATCAAGTGCCTTATCCAGCTCTACGACATTGCGCAATCCATAGGCGATTGAGAGAATATCCACACTTTGAGATTCTATACATAATGCCTTTGCTTCACCAATATCCAAGCTTAAAGTATCGGATACAAAAAATGGCGCAAGTTTCCCTCTAGCCACATCAAGCATACCAAGAGAGGGGTCAATCCCGCGCATTTGTGCGATATGTTTATGCGCCTTTTGAGCTTCATTATACCAATGCAACAACATATCACCTGTGCCACACGCCACATCAAGCACACACGAGATTTCATCTTTGCCTAAAGCCTCATACGCTTTCTTACACGCCTCTTTACGCCACCTCACATCAATGCCTAAACTCATCACACGATTTGCCCTATCATAGCTTGGAGCAATATCATTAAACATATTTACAATTTGCTCTTGTTTTTCACTCATCTTTATCCCCTGTTAAATGCACCATTTGCTCACGCACAAAAGATGTAAGCGTTTCAATTTGAGCAGAAGTTTGCATTATCGCTGTGCCACCAAGGCTATTGCGCGCATTCATAGAAGATTCTAAACATAGCACAGATTTTACACCTTGCCTAATCCGAGAATCCACACTCATAATCTCCTCTTCAGACAAATCACTTATATCTACGCCTTTACTTTCTGCATACGCTACAACTTGCCCTGTGATATGATGCGCATCGCGAAATGCTACATTACACTCACGCACTAAAAAATCCGCCAAATCGGTAGCACTCAAATGCCCAATTTTCGCCATTTTATACATATTTTCAGTGTGGATACTCATCGTTTTGAGGCATTCTTTGCAGATTCTAAGGCAAAGCACCACATTTTTAATTGCATCAAATACGCCCTCTTTGTCTTCTTGCGTATCTTTATTGTAGGCAAAAGGCAATCCTTTCATTACACAAAGCAGCCCCATAAGCGCCCCATACACGCGCCCACTCTTTCCGCGCAAAAGTTCAGGCACATCAGGATTTTTTTTCTGTGGCATTATAGAGCTTCCTGTGGCGTATTCATCACTTAAAGAGATAAATTTAAACTCCGAGCTACTCCATAGCACAAGCTCCTCTGCCACGCGAGAAATGTGCATCATCACCATAGAGAGAGAATACAACATATCAAGGGCAAAATCCCTATCACTTACCGAATCCATCGCATTAAGCGTAGGTTCATCAAATCCCAACTCTTTGGCAAGAAAGATTCTATCATTATTGTAAGGTGTGCCAGCTAATGCGCCGCTGCCCAGCGGACATTTATTATTGCGCGTATAATCACTGAATAATCGCTCCACATCGCGTTTAAAATTACACGCCCACGCTACAAGGGCAAAGCCAAAATTAATTGGTTGTGCGTGTTGGAGATGCGTCATACCCGGCATAATGGTGTGAGTGTGCGTTTTGGCTATTGCAAGGATAGATTCCATAAGTTCTAAAAGCAGCTTCGTAATTTCTTTATTATATCTTAACACATACAGGCGAAAATCTACTGCCACTTGGTCATTACGACTACGTGCAGTATGAAGCTTCTTGCCCACATCGCCAATAAGGGCAGTCAAAGCAGATTCTATTGCCATATGTATATCTTCATCACTTGCGCTAAAGACAAACTCACCACGCTCAATGCGCTGTGCAATACAATCAAGTCCATTTACAATATCTTGTAATTCTTTTTCACTCAAAATGCCGATTTTGTGTAGCATTTTTGCGTGTGCCTTTGAGCCTTGTATATCCTCACGCCATAGCTGCTTATCAAAGAAAATAGAAGCGTTAAATTCCTCTAAAAGCGCACTTGAATCCAATTCAAAGCGTCCTCCCCATAATTTTGCCATATCCTCTCCTAAAATGGCTTACACACTGCCAGAAATACAATCACAATGACTAAAAGTGTGGGAATCTCATTAAAGATTCTAAAAAATCTATGGCTTTTGGTGCAAGTGCCTTTACCCAAAGCCTTAATAAAATATCCGCACACACAATGATATATCACAAATAAAAGCACGAATATAAGCTTAATGTGCAGCCATAAGCCAGAATCTGCCACCTTAAATAATGTAGGATTAAGTGCTATCATCACCCCTCCGCTAAGGAGCGTAAGCACTAATGCAGGCAAACCGATATATTTATACAGCCTCATTTCTTGGAGTTTGACAATCTCTACAAACTCCGCTTTATCTGCATACTGCGCGTGATAAACGAATAATCGTGGAAGATAAAAAAACATTGCCATCCACGAAATAAGCGCTACAATATGTAACACTTTAATATACAAATACTCCATTGCTCTGCTCCTTTAGTTCATTTGGGATTGAGTGTGAAAAACAAAGTTGTTATTATACATTGTTTTAAACATTTCAAGGCATTTCTTTTCTCCTTGCACTCTCACTTGCACGCCAAAGGGCAAAAACGCCTCTTTTTTAAAGTCTAATCCTAGCTTTTTTGCCTCGTATTCGCATACACTAAGCGCAGAGTAAGCAATATGTAGGCTAAAAGTCTCCGCGTGTATGTAATCAATGAGCAATCCTTGTGCTTTAGCAGATTCTATGGCTTCTTGCACCGCATTTGTATAAGCCCTCACTAAACCACCCACACCTAATAATGTGCCACCAAAATATCGCACTATCACCACGCCTACCTCAATAAGTTCCTCGCCACGCAAGACATTGAGGCTTGGTGTGCCGCTACTTCCTCTTGGCTCTTTGTCATCATCAAAAGATTCTAGAATCTGCCCATATTCATTATAATGCCTACTCGCACTCACAAAATGCACTGCCTTTGAGTGCTGCTTTTTTAAACAAAGTAAGCCCTCATCAAATTGCACAAAAGGAAAAAGAAAGCTTAGAAACTTTGAGCCTTTACTCTCAAAACTGCCCTGTATTTGCAGTGGGACTTGTTTTGAATCTTGTATAGCAAGCGTTTTCATTTGCGTAAATAATAAGTAGCGTGCTCACCCTTTAAACGCATTTCCTTGCCCTCTTTTTCTACGACAAATTCCCCCTCCAAAGAACGCACAAACCAAAATTCATATCCGCTACTCTCACTTGGGTGGCAAAGTCGGCGAGACGCACCTGTGGCACTTAGTTTAAGTTTTTTGCCCTTTAATGCAAAGGTAGCGAAATAGTTATTGCACACACTCACGCCAAAAATACGATTTTCTTCGGTATCAAAGCTCATAGTTGATTGAGCCTCTTTCCAAATAGGTTCAAACTCCCGCCCATCTTTAAGCGTAAATTTATACACATACCATTGCTTTTCATCTTCTAAAAGCGAATCTTTATATTCTTGCTTGATAAGATTCACAAAACACCCACTCATATTGAGTGCCACAAACGCAGCTAACCCTATTTTGATAAAAGATTTATATGTCATTTTCGCCCCATTTATATTGATTCAGCATTATTTATAAGCCATTTATAAGCGTGCCATTATAGAATCTCAATGCAAACAAACGCATATCATAAAACACAAGGAGAGCAAATGCGCATTGATTTACACAATCACACAAGCCTTTGTCATCACGCCACAGGCACGATGAGGGAATATATCCAAGAAGCACTTGCGCATAATATCAATGTGTTTGGATTCTCTTGCCATTCCCCTATGGCTTTTGATGAAGCCTATCGTATGAATGTGCAAGAGCTGCCTTTATACTGCGCAGAAGTGCGTGCCTTGCAAGAAGAATTTAAAGATAACATTGAGATTCTCTGCGCCCTAGAGGTGGATTATATCCTCCATAGAGAGGATTTATTAGAATCTTGTGTATTCGCATATCCCTTTGATTATCTCATTGGTTCAGTGCATTTTTTAGGCACTTGGGGGTTTGATAATCCCGCATTTATTGGTGAATATGCCAAAGTAGATATGTGTGAGTGCTGGAAGCAATATCTTAAGTCCATTGAGAGTATGGCGCAAAGTGGCTTATTTCAGATTGTAGGACATTTTGATTTGCTTAAACTTTTTGGACATAGCATTCCTCCCTCGTGTGAGCCTTATTTAGACTTAGCTTTGGAATCTATTGCCGATAATCATCTCGCCCTAGAGCTTAATCCTGCAGGGTGGCGAAAGCCCATTAACGAAGCTTATCCAAGTCCTGCTATTTTGCACAAAGCCTACAAGAAAGGCATTCCTATCACTTTTGGTTCAGACGCACATAGTGTGGCGCATATCGGATTTAGATATGCGGATTTATGCGCCTTAGCTAAAAGCGTAGGTTATGATTCTGCGCTGTATTTCAGACAAAAGCAACCTCAAAATATTAGATTCTAAGCTTTTGTGATATAATTGTGCTATGAGTAAAAAGAGCGTATAAAATTCACACTTGAATTTGTTAAAGGTTTTATATTTGCCTTATTGACTGCATTGTTTGGTATCTTTACCTTTGTAGTCATCAATATTGAAACAATTAACACATTTCAAGTAATAGCTTCTATAATGGGAGCTGTGGTAATTGCAATATTCTTTTACTTTCTCATACGCTATCTTGTCAAAAAACTTGATGAATTGGAGGAATTAGAATGATTGGCTTATTCGTAGCAATCTTTACAATATTTACTTTTTGTGCTTTATGCTTGTATGCTGTCAGGGCTATATGTAAATAGCGATTTTTGCTTAAGAAGCGGAATAAATATGATAC
This DNA window, taken from Helicobacter sp. MIT 21-1697, encodes the following:
- the argH gene encoding argininosuccinate lyase, producing MAKLWGGRFELDSSALLEEFNASIFFDKQLWREDIQGSKAHAKMLHKIGILSEKELQDIVNGLDCIAQRIERGEFVFSASDEDIHMAIESALTALIGDVGKKLHTARSRNDQVAVDFRLYVLRYNKEITKLLLELMESILAIAKTHTHTIMPGMTHLQHAQPINFGFALVAWACNFKRDVERLFSDYTRNNKCPLGSGALAGTPYNNDRIFLAKELGFDEPTLNAMDSVSDRDFALDMLYSLSMVMMHISRVAEELVLWSSSEFKFISLSDEYATGSSIMPQKKNPDVPELLRGKSGRVYGALMGLLCVMKGLPFAYNKDTQEDKEGVFDAIKNVVLCLRICKECLKTMSIHTENMYKMAKIGHLSATDLADFLVRECNVAFRDAHHITGQVVAYAESKGVDISDLSEEEIMSVDSRIRQGVKSVLCLESSMNARNSLGGTAIMQTSAQIETLTSFVREQMVHLTGDKDE
- a CDS encoding histidinol-phosphatase, which translates into the protein MRIDLHNHTSLCHHATGTMREYIQEALAHNINVFGFSCHSPMAFDEAYRMNVQELPLYCAEVRALQEEFKDNIEILCALEVDYILHREDLLESCVFAYPFDYLIGSVHFLGTWGFDNPAFIGEYAKVDMCECWKQYLKSIESMAQSGLFQIVGHFDLLKLFGHSIPPSCEPYLDLALESIADNHLALELNPAGWRKPINEAYPSPAILHKAYKKGIPITFGSDAHSVAHIGFRYADLCALAKSVGYDSALYFRQKQPQNIRF
- a CDS encoding YigZ family protein; translation: MKTLAIQDSKQVPLQIQGSFESKGSKFLSFLFPFVQFDEGLLCLKKQHSKAVHFVSASRHYNEYGQILESFDDDKEPRGSSGTPSLNVLRGEELIEVGVVIVRYFGGTLLGVGGLVRAYTNAVQEAIESAKAQGLLIDYIHAETFSLHIAYSALSVCEYEAKKLGLDFKKEAFLPFGVQVRVQGEKKCLEMFKTMYNNNFVFHTQSQMN
- the hemJ gene encoding protoporphyrinogen oxidase HemJ, coding for MEYLYIKVLHIVALISWMAMFFYLPRLFVYHAQYADKAEFVEIVKLQEMRLYKYIGLPALVLTLLSGGVMIALNPTLFKVADSGLWLHIKLIFVLLFVIYHCVCGYFIKALGKGTCTKSHRFFRIFNEIPTLLVIVIVFLAVCKPF
- the ubiE gene encoding bifunctional demethylmenaquinone methyltransferase/2-methoxy-6-polyprenyl-1,4-benzoquinol methylase UbiE, with product MSEKQEQIVNMFNDIAPSYDRANRVMSLGIDVRWRKEACKKAYEALGKDEISCVLDVACGTGDMLLHWYNEAQKAHKHIAQMRGIDPSLGMLDVARGKLAPFFVSDTLSLDIGEAKALCIESQSVDILSIAYGLRNVVELDKALDEFARVLKSGGVLVILEFMNNKPRGLLDIFMRFYTRKILPVVGGIISHNYGAYKYLPHSIEGFVSSEQLTQKLLERGIKSYFIKGYSANISTLYVGVKA
- a CDS encoding META domain-containing protein, whose amino-acid sequence is MTYKSFIKIGLAAFVALNMSGCFVNLIKQEYKDSLLEDEKQWYVYKFTLKDGREFEPIWKEAQSTMSFDTEENRIFGVSVCNNYFATFALKGKKLKLSATGASRRLCHPSESSGYEFWFVRSLEGEFVVEKEGKEMRLKGEHATYYLRK